From the genome of Halomonas sp. 1513, one region includes:
- a CDS encoding S9 family peptidase, which translates to MKAQLLRHNLLNQAADSPVAAYRRPDDPLWHWLEARDDPRVSAFLEAANHECDTWFAPLGELTEALYHGHLARRELAVSGLPTPLDHYCYWSETAADADFPRWWRYPLGQPESRRCFLDLEARAAEHDFFELGDMALSPDEQWLAWSEDTRGDETFELWLKRLPDGTPRRVLEEIGPELSWAEDNATLLFTRYDATQRPDSVWRLSLDATGRAGEASLILREDDPEFWLGLGKTRSRQWLVLESASKDTTECYLIPAAAPATPPHCFRRRESGVEYALDHRPGVFYVLHNREAVHFRLDRVEESAGLDDQATPAWQPLLAHRDDVTLEGVDAFSWGLVVTERDHQQAQVHLRLLELDTAHVASRDERLPLPEAPCSLMLGDMPHFTARRLRLREESFTLPVRWLEHDLDSGERRLLKEQPIHGSLQPDRLACRRLWATAHDGEQIPVSIVARVDLLGDTPLPTLLYGYGAYGEVLDPWFSVARLELLERGVAFAVAHVRGGGDRGEPWYLAGKMEHKENSFRDFLAARDALANTGLSDPARIAAYGASAGGLLVGASLNLAPEAFCAAVLDVPFVDVLRTMENPDLPLTTAEYTEWGNPDEPAARKRIRDYSPLDNLAPLPYPSVFLQGSWHDSRVPYWEPAKLYARLRELGSARGPVLLRSDMAAGHGGASGRFKAWRDGARQDAFILWALGMVEE; encoded by the coding sequence ATGAAAGCACAGCTGCTGCGTCATAATCTGCTCAACCAGGCAGCCGACTCGCCGGTTGCCGCCTACCGGCGCCCCGACGACCCCCTCTGGCACTGGCTGGAAGCGCGCGACGACCCACGGGTCAGCGCCTTCCTGGAAGCCGCCAACCACGAGTGCGACACCTGGTTCGCTCCGCTCGGCGAACTCACCGAGGCGCTTTATCACGGTCACCTGGCACGCCGCGAGCTGGCCGTCAGCGGCCTACCCACGCCCCTCGACCATTACTGCTATTGGAGCGAGACCGCCGCCGACGCCGACTTCCCGCGCTGGTGGCGCTACCCGCTCGGGCAGCCCGAGTCACGCCGCTGCTTTCTCGACCTGGAGGCCCGCGCCGCCGAGCATGACTTCTTCGAGCTCGGCGACATGGCGCTCTCCCCCGACGAGCAGTGGCTGGCGTGGAGCGAAGACACGCGCGGCGACGAGACCTTCGAACTGTGGCTCAAGCGCCTGCCGGACGGTACCCCGCGACGGGTACTGGAGGAGATCGGCCCGGAGCTGAGCTGGGCCGAAGACAATGCCACCCTGCTCTTCACCCGCTACGATGCCACCCAGCGCCCCGACAGCGTGTGGCGCCTGAGCCTCGATGCCACGGGCCGAGCCGGCGAGGCCAGCCTGATCCTGCGCGAGGACGACCCGGAGTTCTGGCTGGGACTCGGCAAGACCCGCTCGCGGCAGTGGCTGGTACTCGAGTCGGCCTCCAAGGACACCACCGAGTGCTACCTGATTCCCGCTGCCGCGCCGGCCACGCCGCCGCACTGCTTTCGGCGCCGCGAGAGTGGCGTCGAATATGCGCTGGACCATCGCCCCGGGGTCTTTTACGTGCTTCACAACCGCGAAGCGGTGCATTTTCGCCTCGACAGGGTCGAGGAGAGCGCCGGCCTCGACGATCAGGCGACGCCCGCCTGGCAGCCGCTGCTGGCTCACCGCGACGACGTCACCCTCGAAGGGGTGGATGCCTTCAGCTGGGGACTGGTGGTCACCGAACGCGATCATCAACAGGCCCAGGTCCATCTGCGATTGCTCGAGCTGGATACCGCTCACGTCGCCAGCCGCGACGAGCGACTACCGCTGCCCGAGGCGCCATGCAGCCTGATGCTCGGCGATATGCCGCACTTCACGGCGCGCCGCCTGCGGCTACGCGAAGAGTCGTTCACCCTGCCGGTGCGCTGGCTGGAGCACGATCTCGACAGCGGTGAGCGGCGGCTGCTCAAGGAGCAGCCGATTCACGGCTCGCTGCAGCCCGATCGGCTGGCCTGCCGTCGGCTGTGGGCCACCGCCCACGACGGCGAACAGATCCCGGTTTCGATCGTGGCCCGCGTCGACCTGCTCGGTGACACGCCGCTGCCTACCCTGCTCTACGGCTATGGCGCCTATGGCGAGGTCCTCGACCCCTGGTTCTCGGTGGCCCGCCTCGAGCTGCTGGAGCGCGGCGTGGCGTTCGCCGTGGCCCACGTGCGCGGCGGCGGCGACCGCGGCGAGCCGTGGTACCTGGCCGGCAAGATGGAGCACAAGGAGAACAGTTTCCGCGATTTTCTGGCCGCGCGGGACGCCCTGGCCAACACCGGGCTCAGCGACCCGGCGCGCATCGCCGCCTACGGCGCCAGCGCCGGCGGCCTGCTGGTCGGCGCCAGCCTCAACCTGGCACCCGAAGCCTTCTGTGCTGCGGTCCTCGACGTGCCCTTCGTGGATGTGCTGCGCACCATGGAGAATCCCGACCTGCCGCTGACCACCGCCGAATACACCGAGTGGGGCAATCCCGACGAGCCGGCCGCCCGCAAGCGTATCCGCGACTACTCGCCGCTCGACAACCTCGCGCCGCTGCCCTACCCCAGCGTGTTCCTGCAGGGCAGCTGGCACGATTCGCGAGTGCCCTACTGGGAACCCGCCAAGCTCTACGCTCGGCTGCGCGAGCTGGGCAGCGCACGCGGGCCTGTGCTGCTGCGCAGCGACATGGCCGCCGGCCACGGCGGCGCGTCGGGGCGCTTCAAGGCGTGGCGCGACGGTGCTCGCCAGGACGCCTTTATTCTCTGGGCGCTGGGCATGGTCGAGGAGTGA
- a CDS encoding ribonuclease D translates to MPTPATLDIRWVDTPAALDAACADLAGAKTLALDTEFFRESTFHPVPALLQLSAGEAVYLIDPQALDASPALCDLLAGGPLKLLHASSEDLEVLRNWADVLVAPLVDTQLAQGLLGEDPAMGYQRLVEHWTGETLPKDETRSDWLERPLSEAQCRYAALDVVYLLEVWKQQRARLVELGRLEWLEADCAELLAQAGRSGDADGQWYLRQRQLWRLTPRQIEAYRRLTIWREGEARRRNLPRGWLVNDKLLYAVAEALPQHRQALAAIEGVKPTLVKREGGTLLALVGEARRVDESDLPEALPSPLAGAFKKRFKALKRVVTAEADALGVAPEVLMRRRDLEAVVAADLQGHPLPLPNGWRGERLAAGLAAALSEGEGA, encoded by the coding sequence ATGCCTACCCCTGCCACCCTCGATATTCGCTGGGTCGATACCCCCGCGGCGCTGGACGCCGCCTGTGCCGACCTGGCCGGGGCCAAGACCCTGGCGCTGGACACCGAGTTCTTCCGTGAGTCGACCTTTCATCCGGTCCCCGCGCTGTTGCAGCTGAGCGCCGGCGAGGCGGTCTACCTGATCGATCCCCAGGCCCTCGACGCCAGTCCGGCACTGTGCGACCTGCTGGCCGGCGGGCCGCTCAAGCTGCTGCATGCCAGCAGCGAGGACCTCGAGGTGCTGCGCAACTGGGCGGATGTGCTGGTCGCGCCGCTGGTCGATACTCAACTGGCGCAGGGGCTGCTCGGGGAGGACCCGGCGATGGGCTACCAACGCCTGGTGGAACACTGGACCGGCGAGACGCTGCCCAAGGACGAGACCCGCTCCGACTGGCTCGAGCGGCCGCTCTCCGAGGCCCAGTGCCGCTACGCGGCACTCGACGTGGTCTATCTGCTCGAGGTGTGGAAGCAGCAGCGCGCGCGGCTGGTCGAGCTGGGCCGGCTGGAGTGGCTCGAGGCCGACTGCGCCGAGCTGCTGGCCCAGGCGGGTCGCAGCGGCGACGCCGACGGCCAGTGGTACCTGCGTCAGCGCCAGCTGTGGCGGCTCACGCCGCGCCAGATCGAGGCTTACCGGCGCCTGACCATCTGGCGCGAAGGGGAGGCGCGGCGCCGCAACCTGCCACGCGGCTGGCTGGTCAACGACAAGCTGCTGTATGCCGTCGCCGAGGCGCTGCCGCAGCATCGCCAGGCGCTGGCCGCCATCGAAGGGGTCAAGCCGACGCTGGTCAAGCGCGAGGGCGGCACCCTGCTGGCGCTGGTCGGCGAGGCGCGGCGAGTCGACGAGAGCGACCTGCCGGAAGCGCTGCCATCGCCCTTGGCGGGAGCCTTCAAGAAGCGCTTCAAGGCGCTCAAGCGAGTCGTCACCGCCGAGGCCGACGCGCTGGGGGTGGCGCCGGAGGTGCTGATGCGCCGCCGCGACCTGGAAGCCGTGGTCGCGGCGGACCTGCAGGGTCACCCGCTGCCGCTGCCGAATGGCTGGCGCGGTGAGCGGCTCGCGGCAGGCCTGGCCGCGGCGCTGTCAGAAGGAGAGGGGGCATGA